A DNA window from Vigna unguiculata cultivar IT97K-499-35 chromosome 10, ASM411807v1, whole genome shotgun sequence contains the following coding sequences:
- the LOC114167130 gene encoding uncharacterized protein LOC114167130 isoform X2 — MENSQDQPLPPGVPSWPNYAHAAPSPQYPFPPNAPNNLQQEINPSNSNLIVNIRVDDATVTVSNNIASNYYGAQFNGSRDIDIAAQDAVLREQEIAMQNVIRSQREGRTAVAPNEDNLDVFSERRDPNALKEHLLKMATEHRAEMAVKRGKAARVEEGNTEIGNGYGVPGGGAYYDGPKLNTTAGNNAISQSDPILDRCPEQKPAAKELPEYLKQRLRARGILGDNSCTADIKATAAEHTENQKLPPGWVEAKDPESGACYYYNESTGKSQWEKPQESYLTEQSPSSSHLPENWVESLDETTGHKYYYNTKTHVSQWERPNLARKVSVGDGHDQSSNLPRCMGCGGWGVGLVQAWGYCNHCTRALNLPQCQYLSSSLNNQQSSAAHPSQISDNKSNKERTSSKPSFHKGRKGGKKRAHAEDDELDPMDPSSYSDAPRGGWVVGLKGVQPRAADTTATGPLFQQRPYPSPGAVLRKNAEIASQKKKPNSHFTPISKRGDGSDGLGDAD; from the exons ATGGAAAATTCCCAAGATCAACCACTTCCTCCAGGTGTTCCTTCGTGGCCAAACTATGCCCATGCCGCTCCTTCACCTCAATACCCTTTTCCTCCCAACGCCCCCAACAACCTTCAACAAGAAATTAACCCTTCCAATTCTAATCTTATTGTGAACATTAGAGTGGATGATGCCACAGTAACAGTTTCCAATAACATCGCTTCGAACTACTATGGAGCACAGTTCAATGGGTCGCGCGACATTGATATTGCTGCTCAGGATGCAGTGCTGCGAGAACAA GAAATTGCGATGCAAAATGTCATAAGGAGTCAAAG AGAGGGAAGAACTGCTGTTGCACCTAACGAGGATAATTTGGATGTATTCTCAGAGCGGCGCGACCCCAACGCTTTGAAG gAGCATTTGTTGAAAATGGCCACAGAGCATAGGGCGGAAATGGCTGTCAAACGTGGGAAAGCTGCACGTGTGGAAGAAG GTAACACAGAAATAGGCAATGGATATGGTGTGCCTGGTGGAGGTGCCTACTATGATGGTCCAAAACTTAATACTACTGCAG GTAACAATGCCATCAGTCAGTCTGATCCTATACTTGATAGATGTCCAGAACAAAAACCTGCAGCTAAAGAATTGCCCGAGTACCTCAAGCAGAGGTTGAGAGCTAGGGGTATTCTTGGAGACAATTCATGTACGGCAGATATT AAAGCCACTGCAGCTGAACATACGGAAAATCAAAAGTTGCCACCAGGATGG GTTGAGGCAAAAGATCCTGAAAGTGGGgcatgttattattataatgaaagTACAGGGAAGAGTCAATGGGAAAAACCTCAAGAATCATACTTAACTGAGCAATCACCATCATCTTCACATCTTCCAGAAAATTGGGTGGAGTCATTGGATGAAACAACAG gtcataaatattattacaatacaAAAACTCATGTATCACAATGGGAGAGGCCTAATTTAGCTCGCAAAGTTTCGGTTGGTGATGGACATGACCAATCATCTAATTTACCACGGTGCATGGGATGTGGTGGTTGGGGTGTTGGCCTTGTTCAAGCATGGGGTTACTGCAATCACTGTACAAG GGCTCTGAATCTTCCTCAATGTCAGTACTTGTCCTCAAGTTTGAACAATCAGCAAAGCAGTGCTGCACATCCCTCTCAAATTTCAGATAATAAGTCTAACAAAGAGAG GACCAGTTCGAAACCTTCATTTCACAAGGGTAGAAAAGGGGGAAAGAAACGTGCTCATGCTGAGGATGATGAGTTGGATCCCATGGACCCTAGCTCCTATTCTGATGCTCCTCGTGGTGGCTG GGTCGTGGGACTGAAAGGTGTGCAGCCACGAGCAGCTGACACAACAGCAACA GGTCCTCTCTTTCAACAACGACCATATCCATCACCTGGAGCTGTTTTGCGGAAGAATGCTGAAATTGCTTCTCAGAAGAAGAAACCAAATTCACATTTTACTCCCATTTCCAAAAGGGGTGATGGAAGTGATGGGCTTGGTGATGCAGATTAG
- the LOC114167130 gene encoding uncharacterized protein LOC114167130 isoform X1 yields the protein MENSQDQPLPPGVPSWPNYAHAAPSPQYPFPPNAPNNLQQEINPSNSNLIVNIRVDDATVTVSNNIASNYYGAQFNGSRDIDIAAQDAVLREQEIAMQNVIRSQREGRTAVAPNEDNLDVFSERRDPNALKEHLLKMATEHRAEMAVKRGKAARVEEGNTEIGNGYGVPGGGAYYDGPKLNTTAVGNNAISQSDPILDRCPEQKPAAKELPEYLKQRLRARGILGDNSCTADIKATAAEHTENQKLPPGWVEAKDPESGACYYYNESTGKSQWEKPQESYLTEQSPSSSHLPENWVESLDETTGHKYYYNTKTHVSQWERPNLARKVSVGDGHDQSSNLPRCMGCGGWGVGLVQAWGYCNHCTRALNLPQCQYLSSSLNNQQSSAAHPSQISDNKSNKERTSSKPSFHKGRKGGKKRAHAEDDELDPMDPSSYSDAPRGGWVVGLKGVQPRAADTTATGPLFQQRPYPSPGAVLRKNAEIASQKKKPNSHFTPISKRGDGSDGLGDAD from the exons ATGGAAAATTCCCAAGATCAACCACTTCCTCCAGGTGTTCCTTCGTGGCCAAACTATGCCCATGCCGCTCCTTCACCTCAATACCCTTTTCCTCCCAACGCCCCCAACAACCTTCAACAAGAAATTAACCCTTCCAATTCTAATCTTATTGTGAACATTAGAGTGGATGATGCCACAGTAACAGTTTCCAATAACATCGCTTCGAACTACTATGGAGCACAGTTCAATGGGTCGCGCGACATTGATATTGCTGCTCAGGATGCAGTGCTGCGAGAACAA GAAATTGCGATGCAAAATGTCATAAGGAGTCAAAG AGAGGGAAGAACTGCTGTTGCACCTAACGAGGATAATTTGGATGTATTCTCAGAGCGGCGCGACCCCAACGCTTTGAAG gAGCATTTGTTGAAAATGGCCACAGAGCATAGGGCGGAAATGGCTGTCAAACGTGGGAAAGCTGCACGTGTGGAAGAAG GTAACACAGAAATAGGCAATGGATATGGTGTGCCTGGTGGAGGTGCCTACTATGATGGTCCAAAACTTAATACTACTGCAG TAGGTAACAATGCCATCAGTCAGTCTGATCCTATACTTGATAGATGTCCAGAACAAAAACCTGCAGCTAAAGAATTGCCCGAGTACCTCAAGCAGAGGTTGAGAGCTAGGGGTATTCTTGGAGACAATTCATGTACGGCAGATATT AAAGCCACTGCAGCTGAACATACGGAAAATCAAAAGTTGCCACCAGGATGG GTTGAGGCAAAAGATCCTGAAAGTGGGgcatgttattattataatgaaagTACAGGGAAGAGTCAATGGGAAAAACCTCAAGAATCATACTTAACTGAGCAATCACCATCATCTTCACATCTTCCAGAAAATTGGGTGGAGTCATTGGATGAAACAACAG gtcataaatattattacaatacaAAAACTCATGTATCACAATGGGAGAGGCCTAATTTAGCTCGCAAAGTTTCGGTTGGTGATGGACATGACCAATCATCTAATTTACCACGGTGCATGGGATGTGGTGGTTGGGGTGTTGGCCTTGTTCAAGCATGGGGTTACTGCAATCACTGTACAAG GGCTCTGAATCTTCCTCAATGTCAGTACTTGTCCTCAAGTTTGAACAATCAGCAAAGCAGTGCTGCACATCCCTCTCAAATTTCAGATAATAAGTCTAACAAAGAGAG GACCAGTTCGAAACCTTCATTTCACAAGGGTAGAAAAGGGGGAAAGAAACGTGCTCATGCTGAGGATGATGAGTTGGATCCCATGGACCCTAGCTCCTATTCTGATGCTCCTCGTGGTGGCTG GGTCGTGGGACTGAAAGGTGTGCAGCCACGAGCAGCTGACACAACAGCAACA GGTCCTCTCTTTCAACAACGACCATATCCATCACCTGGAGCTGTTTTGCGGAAGAATGCTGAAATTGCTTCTCAGAAGAAGAAACCAAATTCACATTTTACTCCCATTTCCAAAAGGGGTGATGGAAGTGATGGGCTTGGTGATGCAGATTAG